One genomic window of Pseudomonas chlororaphis subsp. piscium includes the following:
- the lepB gene encoding signal peptidase I: MSLNFPLLLVIAVAVCGLLALLDLVFLAPRRRAAITNYQGSVSQPDGLVIEKLNKEPMLVEYGKSFFPVLFIVLVLRSFLVEPFQIPSGSMKPTLDVGDFILVNKFSYGIRLPVIDKKVIEVGDPQRGDVMVFRYPSDPNVNYIKRVVGLPGDEVRYTSDKRLFVNGQSVAEQLVGSEPGTLGSAELYKEKLGAAEHLIRKEMSRYRATPDRQWTVPAGHYFMMGDNRDNSNDSRYWDDPSIPKDLLGMVPDKNIVGKAFAVWMSWPEPKLSHLPNFSRVGLIK, translated from the coding sequence ATGTCGCTAAATTTCCCGCTGTTGCTGGTCATCGCCGTCGCCGTCTGCGGTCTGTTGGCGTTGCTCGATCTGGTCTTTCTGGCGCCGCGTCGGCGTGCCGCCATTACCAACTATCAGGGCAGCGTCAGCCAGCCGGATGGACTGGTCATCGAGAAACTGAACAAGGAGCCGATGCTGGTCGAGTACGGCAAATCCTTCTTTCCGGTGCTGTTCATCGTGCTGGTGCTGCGTTCGTTTCTGGTGGAACCGTTTCAGATTCCTTCGGGATCGATGAAACCGACCCTGGATGTGGGCGACTTCATCCTGGTGAACAAGTTTTCTTACGGGATCCGCTTGCCGGTGATCGACAAGAAAGTCATCGAGGTCGGTGATCCGCAGCGCGGCGATGTGATGGTGTTCCGCTACCCGAGCGATCCGAACGTCAACTACATCAAGCGTGTGGTTGGCCTGCCGGGCGACGAAGTGCGCTACACCAGCGACAAGCGCCTGTTCGTCAACGGCCAGTCGGTCGCCGAACAGCTGGTCGGTTCCGAGCCGGGCACCCTGGGCAGCGCGGAGCTCTACAAGGAAAAACTCGGCGCCGCCGAGCACCTGATCCGCAAGGAAATGAGCCGCTACCGGGCGACCCCGGACCGTCAGTGGACCGTGCCTGCCGGGCACTACTTCATGATGGGTGACAACCGCGACAACTCGAACGACAGCCGCTACTGGGATGACCCGAGCATTCCCAAGGACCTGCTGGGCATGGTTCCCGACAAAAATATCGTCGGCAAGGCCTTCGCAGTCTGGATGAGCTGGCCCGAACCGAAACTCAGCCACCTGCCGAATTTCTCGCGGGTTGGCCTGATCAAGTAA
- the era gene encoding GTPase Era codes for MTDTTATRCGYVAIVGRPNVGKSTLLNHILGQKLAITSRKPQTTRHNMLGIKTEGAIQAIYVDTPGMHKSNEKALNRYMNKTASAALKDVDVVIFVVDRTKWTDEDQLVLERVQYVQGPVILAINKTDRIEDKAELMPHLTWLQEQLPNAEIVPVSAQQGHNLEALEGLIAKHLPENDHFFPEDQITDRSSRFLAAELVREKIMRQLGAELPYQITVEIEEFKQQGKTLHIHALILVERDGQKKIIIGDKGERIKRIGMEARKDMELLFDSKVMLNLWVKVKGGWSDDERALRSLGYGDL; via the coding sequence ATGACTGATACAACCGCAACACGCTGTGGCTATGTCGCCATCGTCGGCCGTCCGAACGTGGGCAAGTCCACGCTGCTGAACCATATCCTGGGACAGAAGCTGGCCATCACCTCGCGCAAGCCGCAGACCACTCGTCACAACATGCTCGGCATCAAGACCGAAGGCGCCATCCAGGCGATCTACGTCGACACCCCGGGCATGCACAAGAGCAACGAGAAAGCCCTTAACCGCTACATGAACAAGACCGCCTCGGCGGCCTTGAAAGACGTCGACGTGGTGATCTTCGTTGTCGATCGCACCAAGTGGACCGATGAAGACCAGTTGGTGCTGGAACGCGTCCAGTACGTGCAGGGCCCGGTGATCCTGGCGATCAACAAGACCGACCGCATCGAGGACAAGGCCGAGCTGATGCCGCACCTTACCTGGTTGCAGGAGCAGTTGCCGAATGCCGAGATCGTTCCGGTGTCGGCCCAGCAGGGTCACAACCTGGAAGCCCTGGAAGGCCTGATCGCCAAGCACCTGCCGGAAAACGATCATTTCTTCCCGGAAGACCAGATCACCGACCGCAGCAGCCGTTTCCTCGCCGCCGAACTGGTGCGCGAGAAGATCATGCGCCAGCTGGGTGCCGAGCTGCCGTACCAGATCACCGTGGAAATCGAAGAGTTCAAGCAGCAGGGCAAGACCCTGCACATTCATGCCTTGATCCTCGTCGAGCGCGATGGCCAGAAGAAAATCATCATTGGCGACAAGGGTGAGCGCATCAAGCGCATCGGCATGGAAGCGCGCAAGGACATGGAGCTGCTGTTCGACTCCAAGGTCATGCTCAACCTGTGGGTCAAGGTCAAAGGCGGCTGGTCCGACGACGAGCGCGCCCTGCGTTCGCTGGGCTACGGCGACCTGTAA
- the pdxJ gene encoding pyridoxine 5'-phosphate synthase has protein sequence MTTSNRILLGVNIDHVATLRQARGTRYPDPVKAALDAEEAGADGITVHLREDRRHIQERDVLLLKDVLQTRMNFEMGVTEEMMAFAERIRPAHICLVPETRQELTTEGGLDVAGQEARIKAAVERLSKIGAEVSLFIDADERQIAASRRVGAPAIELHTGRYADAETPSEVAEELRRVADGVAFGLGQGLIVNAGHGLHYHNVEAVAAIKGINELNIGHALVAHALFVGFKGAVAEMKALILAAAKA, from the coding sequence GTGACCACCAGCAATCGCATTCTTCTTGGCGTGAACATCGACCACGTAGCCACCCTGCGTCAGGCCCGGGGCACCCGTTACCCTGACCCGGTCAAGGCGGCGCTGGACGCGGAAGAGGCGGGGGCCGACGGCATTACCGTGCACCTGCGCGAGGACCGCCGGCATATCCAGGAGCGCGACGTGCTGCTGCTCAAGGACGTGCTGCAAACCCGCATGAACTTCGAGATGGGCGTCACCGAGGAAATGATGGCGTTCGCCGAGCGCATCCGTCCGGCGCACATCTGCCTGGTTCCGGAAACCCGCCAGGAGTTGACCACCGAGGGCGGCCTGGATGTCGCCGGGCAGGAGGCACGGATCAAGGCGGCGGTAGAGCGGCTGTCGAAGATCGGCGCCGAAGTGTCACTGTTCATCGACGCCGATGAGCGGCAGATCGCTGCCTCTCGCCGCGTGGGCGCGCCAGCCATCGAGTTGCACACCGGGCGTTATGCCGATGCCGAAACGCCGAGCGAGGTGGCCGAGGAGCTGCGGCGCGTGGCCGACGGCGTGGCTTTCGGCCTGGGCCAGGGCTTGATCGTCAATGCCGGGCACGGCCTGCATTACCACAACGTCGAGGCGGTCGCGGCGATCAAGGGCATCAACGAGCTGAACATCGGCCATGCGCTGGTGGCCCATGCGCTGTTCGTCGGCTTCAAGGGTGCGGTAGCGGAGATGAAGGCGCTGATCCTGGCGGCGGCCAAGGCCTGA
- the recO gene encoding DNA repair protein RecO: MSSNPPIGQPAYVLHSRAYRESSALVDFLTPQGRLRAVLRGARGKAGTLARPFVPLEVEFRGRGELKNVGRMESAGTSTWLNGEALFSGLYLNELLIRLLPAEDPHPAIFEHYAATLLALAEGRALEPLLRAFEWRLLDDLGYGFALDMDIHGAPIEAQGMYRLQVDAGLEQVHLLQPGLFNGTELLAMAQADWSAPGALAAAKRLMRQALAVHLGGRPLVSRELFRKP; the protein is encoded by the coding sequence ATGTCCAGTAACCCTCCCATCGGCCAGCCCGCTTACGTCCTGCACAGTCGCGCCTATCGCGAGAGCAGTGCGTTGGTGGACTTCCTCACGCCCCAAGGGCGGCTGCGCGCGGTGTTGCGTGGCGCGCGGGGCAAGGCCGGGACCCTGGCGCGACCGTTCGTGCCGCTGGAAGTGGAGTTTCGCGGGCGCGGCGAGCTGAAAAACGTCGGGCGCATGGAAAGCGCGGGAACCTCCACCTGGCTCAACGGTGAGGCGCTGTTCAGCGGCCTCTACCTCAACGAACTGCTGATCCGCCTGCTGCCCGCCGAAGACCCGCATCCGGCGATCTTCGAGCACTATGCGGCAACCTTGCTGGCCTTGGCCGAGGGCAGGGCCCTCGAGCCCTTGCTGCGTGCGTTCGAGTGGCGCCTGCTGGACGACCTGGGCTATGGCTTCGCCCTGGACATGGATATCCACGGCGCGCCGATTGAGGCGCAGGGCATGTATCGCCTGCAGGTGGATGCCGGCCTGGAGCAGGTTCACCTGTTGCAACCGGGCCTGTTCAACGGCACCGAGCTGCTGGCCATGGCGCAGGCCGACTGGAGCGCCCCTGGCGCGCTGGCGGCGGCCAAGCGCCTGATGCGCCAGGCGCTGGCGGTGCACCTGGGCGGTCGGCCATTGGTCAGTCGCGAGTTGTTTCGCAAGCCCTAG
- the mltF gene encoding membrane-bound lytic murein transglycosylase MltF, translated as MFSPMALRPRRARWLIATGLFLMLSACVEKPSTLERVKEDGVLRVVTRNSPATYFQDRNGETGFEYELVKRFADDLGVTLKIETADNLDDLFDQLGKPNGPVLAAAGLVSSEKRKQQVRFSHTYLEVTPQIIYRNGQSRPTDAGDLVGKKIMVLKGSTHAEQLAELKLKYPGIQYEESDEVEVVDLLRMVDEGQIDLTLVDSNEVAMNQVYFANIRVAFDLGDARNQSWAVAAGDDNSLLNEINDFLDKVQKNGTLQRLKDRYYGHVDVLGYVGAYTFAQHLQQRLPKYEKHFKASAKEEKVDWRLLAAIGYQESLWQPSVTSKTGVRGLMMLTQNTAQAMGVSNRLDAKQSIKGGAKYLAYMKDQLDDKIEEPDRTWFALAAYNVGSGHLDDARKLAQKEGLNPNKWLDVKKMLPRLSQKQWYSKTRYGYARGGEPVHFVANIRRYYDILTWVTQPQLEGDQVAEGNLHVPGVDKTKPTQENPPL; from the coding sequence ATGTTTTCCCCAATGGCTTTACGTCCGCGCCGTGCCAGATGGCTCATCGCAACCGGACTCTTCCTGATGCTCAGTGCCTGCGTTGAGAAACCCAGCACACTGGAGCGAGTAAAGGAGGATGGCGTGCTGCGGGTGGTCACCCGTAACAGCCCGGCCACCTACTTTCAGGATCGCAACGGTGAAACCGGCTTCGAATACGAGCTGGTGAAACGCTTCGCCGACGATCTGGGGGTGACGCTGAAGATCGAAACCGCGGACAACCTCGACGACCTCTTCGACCAGTTGGGTAAACCTAACGGCCCGGTGCTGGCTGCTGCCGGTCTGGTCAGCAGCGAGAAACGCAAGCAGCAAGTCAGGTTTTCCCACACCTATCTGGAAGTCACCCCGCAGATCATCTACCGCAACGGCCAGTCCCGCCCCACCGATGCGGGCGACCTGGTCGGCAAGAAGATCATGGTGCTCAAGGGCAGCACCCACGCCGAGCAACTGGCCGAACTCAAGCTGAAATACCCCGGCATTCAATATGAAGAGTCCGACGAGGTCGAAGTGGTCGACCTGCTGCGTATGGTCGACGAAGGGCAGATCGACCTGACCCTGGTGGATTCCAACGAAGTGGCGATGAACCAGGTGTATTTCGCCAATATCCGCGTCGCCTTCGACCTTGGCGATGCCCGCAACCAGAGCTGGGCAGTGGCCGCCGGCGACGACAACAGCCTGCTCAACGAAATCAACGACTTCCTCGACAAGGTGCAGAAGAACGGCACCCTGCAGCGCCTGAAGGACCGTTATTACGGGCACGTGGACGTCCTGGGTTATGTCGGCGCCTACACCTTTGCCCAGCACCTGCAGCAGCGCCTGCCCAAATACGAGAAGCACTTCAAGGCCTCGGCCAAGGAAGAGAAGGTCGACTGGCGCCTGCTGGCGGCCATCGGCTACCAGGAATCCTTGTGGCAACCGAGCGTCACCTCCAAGACCGGCGTCCGCGGCCTGATGATGCTGACCCAGAACACTGCCCAGGCCATGGGCGTGTCCAACCGCCTGGATGCCAAGCAAAGCATCAAGGGTGGCGCCAAGTACCTGGCGTACATGAAGGATCAACTGGACGACAAGATCGAAGAGCCGGACCGCACCTGGTTCGCCCTCGCCGCCTACAACGTCGGCAGCGGCCACCTGGACGACGCCCGCAAGCTGGCGCAAAAGGAAGGGCTGAACCCGAACAAGTGGCTGGACGTGAAGAAAATGCTGCCGCGTCTCTCGCAGAAGCAGTGGTACAGCAAGACCCGCTATGGCTATGCCCGGGGTGGCGAGCCGGTGCATTTCGTCGCCAACATCCGTCGTTACTACGACATCCTGACCTGGGTCACGCAGCCGCAGCTGGAAGGCGACCAGGTGGCCGAGGGCAATCTGCATGTGCCGGGCGTGGACAAGACCAAGCCGACCCAGGAAAACCCGCCGCTTTAA
- the rnc gene encoding ribonuclease III produces MSVSLSRLERQLGYTFKDQELMVLALTHRSFAGRNNERLEFLGDAILNFVAGEALFERFPQAREGQLSRLRARLVKGETLAVLARGFDLGEYLRLGSGELKSGGFRRESILADALEALIGAIYLDAGMEVARERVLSWLTSEFDSLTLVDTNKDPKTRLQEFLQSRACELPRYEVVDIQGEPHCRTFFVECEITLLNEKSRGQGVSRRIAEQVAAAAALIALGVENGHD; encoded by the coding sequence GTGAGCGTTTCTTTGAGCCGTCTCGAGCGTCAGCTCGGTTACACCTTCAAGGACCAGGAACTGATGGTCCTGGCCCTCACTCACCGCAGTTTTGCCGGGCGCAACAATGAACGCCTGGAATTCCTCGGTGACGCCATCCTCAACTTCGTCGCCGGCGAAGCGCTGTTCGAGCGTTTTCCCCAGGCTCGCGAAGGCCAGCTGTCGCGTCTGCGCGCGCGCCTGGTGAAGGGTGAAACCCTGGCCGTACTGGCCCGCGGTTTCGATCTGGGCGAATACCTGCGCCTGGGTTCCGGTGAGTTGAAAAGCGGCGGCTTCCGCCGTGAGTCGATCCTCGCCGATGCCCTGGAAGCGCTGATTGGTGCGATCTACCTGGATGCCGGCATGGAAGTCGCGCGTGAGCGCGTGCTGTCCTGGCTGACGTCCGAGTTCGACAGCCTGACGCTGGTCGACACCAACAAGGACCCCAAGACCCGCCTGCAGGAGTTCCTGCAGTCGCGTGCCTGTGAATTGCCCCGCTACGAAGTGGTGGATATCCAGGGTGAGCCCCATTGCCGGACGTTCTTCGTCGAATGTGAAATCACCCTACTGAACGAAAAAAGCCGAGGTCAGGGTGTGAGCCGTCGTATTGCCGAACAGGTAGCGGCCGCCGCAGCACTGATTGCCCTGGGCGTGGAGAATGGCCATGACTGA
- the lptG gene encoding LPS export ABC transporter permease LptG, translating into MVKLDRYIGSSVLLAILAVLGIILGLASLFAFIDEMGSVSDSYTVMDVLSFVALTAPRRLYEMLPMAALIGCLIGLGSLASNSELTIMRAAGVSVGRIVWAVMKPMLFLMVAGVLIGEYVAPATESQAQASRALAQGSGDAQSSKHGLWHRQGEEFIHINAVQPNGLLYGVTRYHFDDQRHMLSSSFARQARFEESYWQLSDVTTTYFREGHTEVISVPQERWDVALSPQLLSTVVMAPESLSISGLWGYIHYLADQGLNNGRYWLAFWVKVLQPLVTAALVLMAISFIFGPLRSVTLGQRVFTGVLVGFTFRIAQDLLGPSSLVFGFSPLFAVLVPAGICALAGLWLLRRAG; encoded by the coding sequence GTGGTTAAGCTCGATCGCTACATCGGTAGCAGTGTCCTGCTGGCCATTCTGGCAGTACTGGGGATTATTCTCGGCCTGGCATCGCTGTTTGCCTTCATCGACGAGATGGGCAGTGTCAGCGACAGCTACACCGTGATGGACGTGCTGAGTTTCGTCGCGCTGACGGCGCCTCGCCGGCTCTACGAAATGCTGCCGATGGCGGCCCTGATCGGCTGCCTGATCGGCTTGGGCAGCCTGGCCAGCAACAGTGAACTGACCATCATGCGCGCCGCCGGTGTATCCGTCGGGCGGATCGTCTGGGCGGTGATGAAGCCGATGCTGTTCCTGATGGTGGCGGGCGTGCTGATCGGCGAGTACGTCGCTCCCGCCACGGAAAGCCAGGCACAGGCCAGCCGGGCGCTGGCCCAGGGTTCGGGCGATGCGCAAAGCTCCAAGCACGGCCTGTGGCACCGTCAGGGCGAGGAGTTCATCCACATCAACGCCGTGCAGCCCAACGGCCTGTTGTATGGCGTGACCCGTTATCACTTCGACGATCAGCGGCACATGCTGTCCTCGAGTTTCGCCCGCCAGGCCCGCTTCGAAGAGAGCTACTGGCAACTGAGCGACGTCACCACCACCTATTTCCGTGAAGGCCATACCGAGGTCATCAGCGTCCCGCAGGAACGTTGGGACGTGGCCTTGAGCCCGCAATTGCTGAGTACTGTGGTGATGGCGCCGGAATCCCTGTCGATCAGCGGTCTGTGGGGCTACATCCACTACCTGGCCGACCAGGGCCTGAACAACGGTCGCTACTGGCTGGCGTTCTGGGTCAAGGTGTTGCAACCGCTGGTCACCGCGGCCCTGGTATTGATGGCGATCTCGTTCATTTTCGGCCCGTTGCGTTCCGTGACGCTCGGCCAGCGGGTATTCACCGGCGTGCTGGTGGGGTTCACCTTCCGCATCGCCCAGGACCTGCTGGGTCCGTCGAGCCTGGTATTCGGCTTCTCGCCGCTGTTCGCGGTGCTGGTTCCCGCCGGGATCTGCGCCCTGGCCGGGCTCTGGCTGTTGCGCCGGGCCGGCTGA
- the lepA gene encoding translation elongation factor 4: MSDLSHIRNFSIIAHIDHGKSTLADRFIQMCGGLAEREMEAQVLDSMDLERERGITIKAHSVTLYYKARDGITYQLNFIDTPGHVDFTYEVSRSLAACEGALLVVDAGQGVEAQSVANCYTAIEQGLEVMPVLNKIDLPQADPDRVKEEIEKIIGIDATDAVTCSAKTGLGVDEVLERLVTTIPAPTGNIEDPLQALIIDSWFDNYLGVVSLVRVRHGRVKKGDKILVKSTGKIHLVDSVGVFNPKHTATTDLKAGEVGFIIAGIKDIHGAPVGDTLTLSSTPDVEVLPGFKRIQPQVYAGLFPVSSDDFEDFREALQKLTLNDSSLQYTPESSDALGFGFRCGFLGMLHMEIIQERLEREYDLDLITTAPTVIFELQLKNGETIYVDNPSKLPDLSSIEDMREPIVRANILVPQEHLGNVITLCIEKRGIQHDMLFLGSQVQVTYDLPMNEVVLDFFDRLKSTSRGYASLDYHFDRYQSANLVKLDVLINGEKVDALALIVHRDNAHYKGRALTEKMKELIPRQMFDVAIQAAIGGQIVARTTVKALRKNVLAKCYGGDVSRKRKLLEKQKAGKKRMKQVGNVEIPQEAFLAVLRLDS, encoded by the coding sequence GTGAGTGATTTGAGTCATATCCGCAATTTCTCCATCATCGCCCACATTGACCATGGCAAGTCGACTCTGGCCGATCGCTTCATCCAGATGTGCGGCGGCCTGGCCGAGCGCGAAATGGAGGCCCAGGTTCTGGACTCCATGGACCTTGAGCGTGAACGCGGGATCACCATCAAGGCCCACAGCGTTACCCTCTATTACAAAGCTCGCGACGGTATCACCTACCAGCTGAACTTCATCGACACCCCAGGCCACGTGGACTTCACCTATGAAGTCAGCCGGTCGCTGGCAGCCTGTGAAGGCGCCTTGCTGGTGGTCGACGCTGGCCAGGGCGTGGAAGCGCAATCGGTTGCCAACTGCTATACCGCCATCGAGCAGGGCCTGGAGGTCATGCCGGTGCTGAACAAGATCGACCTGCCGCAGGCCGATCCGGACCGGGTCAAGGAAGAGATCGAGAAGATCATCGGTATCGATGCCACCGACGCCGTGACCTGTAGCGCCAAGACCGGCCTGGGTGTCGACGAGGTGCTGGAGCGCCTGGTAACCACCATTCCCGCGCCGACCGGCAACATCGAGGATCCGTTGCAAGCGTTGATCATCGACTCCTGGTTCGACAATTACCTGGGCGTCGTGTCCCTGGTTCGCGTGCGCCATGGCCGCGTGAAGAAGGGCGACAAGATCCTGGTCAAATCCACCGGCAAGATCCACCTGGTGGACAGCGTCGGTGTATTCAACCCGAAACACACCGCCACCACCGACCTGAAGGCCGGTGAAGTAGGCTTCATCATCGCCGGTATCAAGGACATTCACGGTGCACCGGTAGGTGACACCCTGACCCTGAGCTCGACTCCCGATGTCGAAGTGCTGCCCGGCTTCAAGCGCATTCAACCGCAGGTCTACGCCGGCCTGTTCCCGGTCAGCTCCGACGACTTCGAAGACTTCCGCGAAGCCCTGCAAAAGCTCACGCTGAACGACTCGTCGCTGCAATACACCCCGGAAAGCTCCGACGCACTGGGCTTTGGCTTCCGTTGCGGCTTCCTCGGCATGCTGCACATGGAAATCATCCAGGAGCGCCTGGAGCGCGAATACGACCTGGACCTGATCACCACGGCGCCGACGGTGATTTTCGAGCTGCAACTGAAGAATGGTGAGACGATCTACGTCGATAACCCATCGAAGTTGCCGGATCTGTCGTCCATCGAAGATATGCGCGAACCGATCGTGCGGGCCAATATTCTTGTGCCGCAGGAGCACCTGGGTAACGTCATTACCCTGTGCATCGAGAAGCGCGGCATACAGCACGACATGCTGTTCCTCGGTAGCCAGGTCCAGGTGACCTACGACCTGCCGATGAACGAAGTGGTCCTGGACTTCTTCGACCGCCTCAAATCCACCAGTCGTGGCTATGCTTCGCTGGATTATCATTTCGATCGCTACCAATCGGCTAATCTGGTCAAGCTGGATGTGCTGATCAACGGTGAGAAAGTCGACGCCCTGGCATTGATCGTGCATCGTGACAACGCGCACTACAAAGGGCGTGCGTTGACCGAGAAGATGAAGGAACTGATTCCTCGGCAGATGTTCGACGTGGCAATCCAGGCCGCCATTGGCGGGCAGATTGTGGCGCGGACAACCGTCAAGGCGCTCAGAAAGAACGTACTGGCCAAATGCTACGGTGGTGACGTTAGCCGTAAGCGCAAGCTGTTGGAAAAGCAGAAGGCCGGTAAGAAACGCATGAAGCAAGTGGGTAACGTGGAAATTCCACAAGAAGCCTTCCTTGCCGTGCTCAGGTTGGATAGTTAG